From the Astyanax mexicanus isolate ESR-SI-001 chromosome 9, AstMex3_surface, whole genome shotgun sequence genome, one window contains:
- the c9h15orf61 gene encoding uncharacterized protein C15orf61 homolog: MKEVLRRLHSGFLKLILFPSTFRNTRPRPPASEVLTCHLTQRRLPPWTSFCVRYSAVLNDQFGLSNFNWQVQGANYHILRTGAFPFIKYHCTKAPPHNLDFENKFFNMLKLINLGIPCLAYGLGSWMVARVPETVQTSAGPVTVYFAYKEVDGAQF, from the exons ATGAAGGAAGTTCTGCGCAGACTCCACAGCGGCTTTCTGAAGCTGATTCTTTTCCCGAGCACGTTCAGGAATACTCGTCCCCGTCCTCCTGCTTCTGAAGTGCTAACCTGCCACCTCACCCAGCGCAGACTCCCGCCCTGGACCTCCTTCTGCGTGCGCTACAGCGCGGTGCTGAATGACCAGTTCGGCCTGTCTAACTTCAACTGGCAGGTCCAGGGAGCCAACTACCACATCCTCAGAACTGGAGCCTTCCCCTTCATCAAGTACCACTGCACCAAAGCACCTCCACACAACCTAGACTTCGAGAACAAGTTCTTCAACATGCTGAAGCTCATTAACCTGG GTATTCCATGTCTGGCGTACGGCCTAGGCTCATGGATGGTGGCGCGGGTACCAGAGACTGTGCAAACTTCAGCCGGCCCGGTCACTGTTTATTTTGCATATAAGGAGGTAGACGGTGCTCAATTTTAA